The following are from one region of the Geothermobacter ehrlichii genome:
- a CDS encoding bifunctional riboflavin kinase/FAD synthetase produces the protein MRVVRSIDDCRMMDERTVVTIGNFDGVHLGHREIFRRVIREAKRLRALSTVVTFDPHPLKVLAPEQAPRLLNTREEKERLIRASCIDLLAILPFDRHLAAMEPEDFVRDVLVERLRVAKLIVGHDYAFGRGRKGDVNFLLQAGGRHGFEVEQMEPIMYEGQVFSSTLIRRCLGAGDVRGVVALLGRHFNLEGRVIRGANRGRKLGFPTANLLTEKEILPRPGVYAVKVKLDDTCYDGVMNIGFNPTFGLERISLEVHLLDFEGDLYGRLLRVYFVDRLRDELVFSSAEELAARIRRDISEARRILGSSRIVEYREYLDCGAAVAAGQGGGND, from the coding sequence ATGCGGGTTGTCAGAAGTATCGACGACTGCCGGATGATGGATGAGCGGACGGTTGTGACCATCGGCAATTTCGATGGAGTCCACCTGGGCCATCGTGAAATCTTCCGCCGGGTCATCCGGGAGGCGAAACGGCTGCGGGCTCTGTCGACGGTGGTCACCTTCGATCCGCATCCCCTCAAGGTGCTGGCGCCGGAACAGGCGCCGCGCCTGCTCAATACCCGTGAAGAAAAAGAGCGCCTGATCCGCGCATCCTGCATCGATCTGCTGGCCATCCTGCCTTTTGACCGCCATCTGGCCGCCATGGAGCCGGAAGACTTCGTGCGTGATGTTCTGGTTGAACGGCTGCGGGTTGCGAAGCTTATTGTCGGCCATGATTACGCCTTTGGGCGCGGCCGAAAAGGAGATGTGAACTTTCTGCTGCAGGCAGGCGGTCGCCACGGTTTTGAGGTCGAGCAGATGGAACCGATTATGTATGAGGGCCAGGTTTTCAGCTCCACTCTGATTCGGCGCTGTCTCGGAGCAGGTGACGTTCGCGGCGTGGTGGCGCTTCTCGGTCGTCATTTCAATCTCGAGGGCCGGGTCATTCGCGGCGCCAACCGGGGGCGGAAACTCGGTTTTCCAACCGCCAACCTGCTGACCGAAAAGGAGATTCTTCCCCGCCCCGGCGTCTACGCCGTCAAGGTGAAACTGGACGATACCTGTTACGACGGCGTCATGAACATCGGCTTCAATCCCACCTTCGGCCTGGAAAGGATTTCGCTGGAGGTCCACCTGCTCGATTTTGAAGGGGATCTTTACGGCCGATTGCTGCGGGTCTATTTCGTCGACCGGCTGCGGGACGAGCTGGTTTTCTCGTCGGCCGAAGAACTTGCGGCGCGAATCCGCCGGGACATCAGTGAAGCGAGACGGATTCTCGGTTCAAGCCGCATCGTCGAATACCGGGAATATCTCGACTGCGGCGCTGCAGTGGCGGCAGGGCAGGGAGGCGGAAATGACTGA
- a CDS encoding prepilin-type N-terminal cleavage/methylation domain-containing protein produces the protein MRGRSEAGFTLIELLVVIGLMAILFGIAGGVMSDQFRRWSLRNAANRVLEDMRAAQMEAIKAGDYQSVPAATGEQFIQQNVFVVFDPAANSYRAELWVDDDGDGNPEATDNNGYPDAADSFTTLLENSLPNGFSFNSGPATTSACSGSSAINPVGSDDVTFSRPNYPPCNGKPCIRFDGRGKVSSVGNIYITDGRRTYAVNSLRPGFFRLCMSDGGNWR, from the coding sequence GTGAGAGGACGTAGCGAGGCCGGATTCACCCTGATCGAGCTGCTCGTGGTCATCGGACTGATGGCTATCCTGTTCGGGATCGCCGGAGGCGTGATGAGTGACCAGTTCCGGCGCTGGAGCCTGCGCAACGCCGCCAACCGGGTGCTGGAGGATATGCGTGCCGCCCAGATGGAGGCCATCAAGGCGGGTGATTACCAGTCTGTTCCCGCCGCCACCGGCGAGCAGTTCATTCAGCAGAATGTCTTCGTGGTGTTCGACCCCGCCGCCAACAGCTACAGGGCCGAACTCTGGGTCGACGATGATGGGGACGGAAATCCCGAAGCGACCGACAACAACGGCTATCCCGACGCTGCCGACAGTTTCACCACGTTATTGGAGAACAGCCTGCCGAACGGCTTCAGCTTCAATTCCGGCCCGGCGACGACTTCGGCCTGCTCCGGCAGTTCGGCCATCAATCCGGTTGGCAGTGACGACGTCACCTTTTCCAGGCCGAACTATCCGCCCTGCAACGGCAAACCATGCATCCGTTTCGACGGCCGGGGCAAGGTCAGCTCTGTCGGCAACATCTACATTACCGACGGCCGCCGGACCTACGCCGTCAATTCCCTGCGTCCGGGATTCTTTCGTCTCTGTATGAGTGACGGTGGAAACTGGCGATGA
- the aroE gene encoding shikimate dehydrogenase, translated as MTELPAGRVQVSGRTTVLGIFGDPVSHSLSPVMQNEALRQAGFDAIYVPFHVPAARLPQAVDAIAALGLRGVNVTIPHKEAVCTLLDELDDEAELIGAVNTVVNEDGRLKGFNTDGAGLVRSLREDLAFDPRGRRVLLLGAGGAARAAIVALARAGCVHIDLVNRTRSRAEELRFRFQSRFSGTQIATHALDDSLRSLLPDSDLVVNTTSIGLRGEAFADFPWDAVSGRLSLYDMVYRPGGTPLVNQARRLGVRAVDGLGMLAAQGELSFCLWMGRMPPSGVMKRRLLAEIDDRRT; from the coding sequence ATGACTGAACTGCCGGCCGGACGGGTTCAGGTTTCGGGCCGGACGACCGTGCTCGGCATCTTCGGCGATCCCGTCAGCCATTCCCTGTCGCCGGTGATGCAGAACGAAGCCTTGCGTCAGGCCGGCTTCGACGCCATTTATGTCCCCTTTCATGTTCCCGCGGCGCGTTTGCCGCAGGCGGTCGACGCCATTGCCGCCCTGGGCTTGCGCGGCGTCAACGTCACCATTCCGCACAAGGAGGCTGTCTGCACCCTGCTCGACGAGCTCGATGACGAGGCGGAACTGATCGGGGCGGTCAATACGGTGGTCAACGAGGATGGCCGACTGAAAGGGTTCAATACTGACGGCGCCGGACTGGTCCGTTCCCTGCGCGAGGATCTGGCTTTTGACCCCCGGGGACGCCGGGTGCTGCTGCTTGGCGCCGGCGGCGCGGCGCGGGCAGCCATTGTCGCCCTGGCCCGGGCCGGCTGCGTTCATATCGATCTGGTCAACCGGACCAGGTCGCGGGCCGAGGAACTGAGGTTCCGCTTTCAGTCCCGTTTTTCAGGCACGCAGATTGCAACTCATGCGCTGGATGACTCCCTGCGATCCCTGTTGCCCGACAGTGACCTGGTGGTCAATACCACCTCCATCGGCCTGCGGGGAGAGGCCTTTGCCGACTTCCCCTGGGATGCGGTTTCCGGCCGCCTCAGCCTGTACGACATGGTCTATCGACCCGGTGGGACGCCGCTGGTCAACCAGGCCCGCAGGTTGGGGGTCCGGGCTGTCGACGGACTCGGCATGCTGGCGGCCCAGGGGGAGCTGTCGTTCTGTCTCTGGATGGGGCGCATGCCGCCTTCTGGCGTCATGAAGCGACGGCTTTTGGCAGAGATTGACGATCGCAGGACCTGA
- the rnr gene encoding ribonuclease R → MRRMKHRRKQLRIDEGKVLSWLQAHPGVHDAGDIGRGIGIRRHERRVFLALLVNLADRGLVERLKGDRYRLVPRRRLSGVLALRPEGYGFLRVDGEEDISVFLPARELGEVMDGDRLTVVAWRDSRGRWEGRLERILERARSEVVGVFHPGRRDHLVVPLGREALPPVVVPRGATSQAQPGQVVVAAIRHYPERGRPARGEIVRVLGDADDPRVEVTATAIRFGLPYEFSRPALAEAETIAERVSEADLAGRRDLRSLPFVTIDGLSAKDFDDAVQCERVDDGFLLRVAIADVAHYVRPGSPLDREARERGTSVYFPGSCIPMLPERLSNGICSLNPDADRLVLLAELDFDREGQRRNVRFSSAVIRSVARLTYTEVQAHLDGRKRERPGCDQLDDMAALARLLQRRRQEFGSLDLDLPEADIVLDLRGRPEAILRRERLFSHRIIEEFMLAANQAIASFLERQGEAFPYRIHEPPAIDRLMELQHYLAHFGLGFNIDQEGPKPSDFSDLLQQVEDDAVLSLVVNQALLRAMKQARYSADNLGHFGLGMSHYCHFTSPIRRYPDLLVHRALRRALALDRSPAPAALAELCEQASHLERRAMEAERDVLQLKKCQYMARHIGADHAGVVAMVRPFGLFVELDDIFVEGLVHVSRMEDDVYYFDEDLQRLVGYNRRRIFQIGDRVRVRVDRVDVEGRRIDFVLLDGE, encoded by the coding sequence ATGCGTCGCATGAAACACCGCCGAAAACAGCTTCGAATTGACGAAGGAAAGGTCCTGTCCTGGCTTCAGGCCCATCCGGGGGTTCATGACGCCGGCGACATCGGCCGCGGCATCGGCATCCGGCGACATGAACGGCGGGTCTTCCTGGCGCTGCTGGTCAACCTGGCCGACCGCGGACTGGTCGAACGGCTCAAGGGAGACCGTTACCGGCTGGTGCCCCGCCGGCGATTGAGCGGCGTTCTCGCCCTGCGTCCCGAGGGATACGGCTTTCTGCGGGTGGACGGGGAAGAGGATATTTCCGTCTTTCTGCCGGCCCGCGAACTCGGCGAGGTGATGGATGGCGACCGCCTGACGGTTGTCGCCTGGCGGGACAGTCGCGGCCGCTGGGAGGGTCGGCTGGAGCGCATTCTCGAACGGGCGCGTTCGGAGGTGGTCGGAGTCTTTCATCCCGGTCGCCGGGATCATCTGGTCGTTCCCTTGGGGCGGGAGGCTCTGCCACCGGTCGTCGTGCCGCGCGGCGCCACCAGCCAGGCGCAGCCGGGGCAGGTGGTGGTCGCGGCCATCCGGCACTATCCGGAGCGGGGCAGGCCCGCACGAGGTGAAATCGTCAGGGTGCTGGGCGATGCCGACGACCCCCGGGTCGAGGTGACGGCGACGGCTATCCGCTTCGGTCTGCCGTACGAATTTTCCCGCCCGGCGCTGGCCGAAGCCGAAACCATAGCCGAGCGGGTTTCCGAGGCGGACCTGGCCGGCAGGCGGGATCTGCGTTCCTTGCCCTTTGTCACCATCGATGGACTCTCGGCGAAGGATTTCGATGACGCGGTGCAGTGCGAACGTGTCGATGACGGCTTTCTGTTGCGGGTCGCCATTGCCGATGTGGCGCACTATGTTCGTCCCGGCAGTCCTCTCGACCGGGAAGCCCGCGAGCGGGGTACCAGCGTCTATTTTCCGGGCAGCTGCATCCCCATGTTGCCGGAACGGCTCAGCAACGGCATCTGTTCACTCAATCCCGATGCGGACCGGCTGGTGTTGCTGGCCGAGCTCGACTTCGATAGAGAGGGGCAACGTCGGAACGTCCGCTTCAGTTCCGCCGTCATCCGCAGCGTCGCCCGCCTGACCTACACCGAGGTCCAGGCCCATCTTGACGGACGGAAACGCGAGCGTCCCGGTTGCGACCAGCTGGATGACATGGCGGCGCTGGCCCGGCTGCTGCAGCGGCGCCGGCAGGAGTTCGGAAGTCTCGATCTCGATCTGCCGGAAGCGGACATCGTTCTCGACCTGCGCGGCCGGCCCGAGGCGATTCTCAGGCGGGAGCGGCTCTTTTCCCACCGCATCATCGAAGAGTTCATGCTGGCGGCCAACCAGGCGATTGCGTCCTTTCTCGAACGGCAGGGCGAGGCCTTTCCCTACCGGATTCACGAGCCGCCTGCCATCGACCGTCTCATGGAGCTGCAGCACTACCTGGCCCATTTCGGACTCGGCTTCAACATCGACCAGGAGGGGCCGAAACCATCCGATTTCAGCGATCTGCTGCAGCAGGTTGAGGACGATGCGGTGTTGTCGCTCGTGGTCAACCAGGCTCTTTTGCGGGCCATGAAGCAGGCCCGCTACAGCGCCGACAACCTCGGGCATTTCGGTCTCGGCATGAGCCATTACTGTCACTTTACCTCACCGATCCGCCGCTATCCCGACCTGCTGGTGCACCGCGCCCTGCGCCGGGCCCTGGCGCTGGACCGGAGTCCGGCTCCCGCGGCGCTGGCCGAACTTTGCGAACAGGCTTCGCATCTGGAGCGCCGGGCCATGGAGGCCGAGCGCGATGTGCTGCAACTGAAAAAGTGCCAGTACATGGCGCGGCATATCGGAGCCGACCATGCCGGCGTGGTAGCGATGGTCCGTCCCTTCGGGCTGTTCGTGGAGCTTGACGACATCTTCGTCGAGGGGCTGGTCCATGTCAGCCGGATGGAAGATGACGTCTACTATTTTGATGAAGATTTGCAGCGTTTGGTCGGCTATAATCGGCGCAGAATTTTCCAGATTGGCGACCGGGTTCGCGTTCGGGTCGACCGGGTCGACGTCGAAGGTCGCCGGATCGACTTTGTTTTGCTCGACGGAGAGTGA